From a region of the Mauremys mutica isolate MM-2020 ecotype Southern chromosome 12, ASM2049712v1, whole genome shotgun sequence genome:
- the LOC123346974 gene encoding olfactory receptor 2B2-like codes for MTLLGNTTIIVISWLDPHLHTPMYFFLSNLSFLDLGYATSFGPLMLMNFRRTHKSISWAGCFAQLYISLSLGLTECLLLAIMAYDRYAAICQPLRYMAIMNHRFCLQLAATAWLCSFGNSILQTIRTLRLPRCGRNQIDNFFCEVPALLKLACVDTSANEAEVLASSVIFLLVPLCFILITYGYIGAAVLKIRSAKGRIKAFNTCASHLAVVSLFYGTAISTYLQPPSRYSQHRDKIVALFYTMVTPLLNPLIYTLRNKEVHRAVQRALRRNMTAQEV; via the coding sequence ATGACCTTGCTTGGAAACACCACCATCATCGTGATCTCATGGCTAGACCCCCATCTCCACAcgcccatgtatttcttcctcagcaACCTCTCTTTCCTGGACCTTGGCTACGCCACTAGTTTTGGCCCCCTGATGCTGATGAATTTCCGAAGAACTCACAAATCCATCTCTTGGGCTGGCTGCTTTGCCCAGCTCTACATCTCCCTCTCACTGGGTTTAAccgagtgcctcctgctggccatcatgGCCTATGACCGCTATGCCGCCATTTGCCAGCCGCTGCGCTACATGGCCATCATGAACCACCGCTTCTGCCTGCAGCTGGCGGCCACCGCCTGGTTGTGCAGCTTCGGCAACTCCATCCTGCAGACCATCCGGACCCTGAGGCTGCCCCGGTGTGGGCGGAACCAAATTGATAACTTCTTCTGCGAGGTGCCGGCCCTGCTCAAACTGGCATGTGTCGACACCTCTGCCAATGAGGCTGAGGTCCTCGCCAGCTCAGTGATTTTCCTGCTGGTTCCACTGTGCTTCATCCTGATAACCTACGGCTACATAGGCGCCGCAGTGCTGAAGATTCGCTCAGCGAaaggcaggatcaaggccttcaACACCTGTGCCTCCCACCTGGCCGTGGTGTCGCTCTTTTATGGCACAGCCATTTCCACATATCTACAGCCTCCATCCAGGTACTCCCAGCACCGGGACAAGATAGTAGCCCTCTTCTACACCATGGTGACCCCCTTGctcaaccccctcatctacacgctgaggaacaaggaggtgcaCAGGGCGGTGCAGAGGGCACTGAGGAGAAACATGACTGCCCAGGAGGTCTGA